The sequence below is a genomic window from Barrientosiimonas humi.
GGTTCAGGCACGGAACAACCTCCTGGTGGTGCGGGCGTGGGCGTGCTGCCACAGCTCGCCGGCCGGGGCCGTGGCTGCGGGGATCTGGTCGGGGTCGGTCAGGCCGGCCACGGCCTTGACCACGCGCTCCACCTCGGGGGCGGCGTCCAGCGCCCACCCGACGGTGTCGAGCGGGTCGAGGGGCAGCAGCTTCAGCGCGGCGGCGCAGACCGACTGCACCTCGTCGTGGCAGACGACCCGGGCCAGGTCGTCGGAGCCGACCTCCAGCCGAAAAGCCAGGTGCGCCAACGCGATCGGCCGGGGGAGGACCCGGTCGACGGGCTCTCCGAGGCGGGCCAGCAACCGGCCGTAACCGCGGCCGAGCTCCACCTGCGCGGCGCGCACGACGTCGCTCGGCGTGCGCGCCTCCCAGGCCCGCAGGGCCGGCGCGGGGTCACCGGTGCTGCGCACCAGGTGCAGGGCGACGACGGCGGCACCGGCGTCGACGGCGACCGTGGTGCGCAGCCTCGCCAGCAGGAATCCCGGGACCTCCTCCCGCGACAGACCGGCCTGCACTGCGGGCTCGAGCCCGGCCGACTGGGTGTGGCCGCCGACCGGCAGGCGCCCGTCGGCGAGCAGCAGGGACATCGACGACATCGGTCCTCAGAACAGGGAGTAGAGCTGGGCCAGCGGCAGCCGGTCCACCGGCGCGGGCTGCACCCGCTGGCCGTCGATGTCGATCGCGAACGTCTCCGGGTCGATGTCGATGCGCGGCGTCGCGGCGTTGTTCACCATGTCCGCCTTGGTGACCTTCCGGGTGGATCGCACGCCGATCACGTTGCGCCGCAACCCGATCCGCTCGCCGAGTCCCGACTCTGCGGCCGCGGGGGCGACGAACGCGACCGACCTGGTCGCCGCGTCGTCCTGGGCGAGCGCCGGTCGCATCAGCACCGGCTGCGGGGTGGGGATCGAGGCGTTCGGGTCGCCCAGGGCGGCGTGCACGATGACGCCGGACTTGATCACCAGCGACGGACGTACGCCGAAGAACCGGGGGTCCCACAGCACCAGGTCGGCGAGCTTGCCGGGCTCGACCGAGCCGACCTCGTGGTCGATGCCGTGGGCGACGGCGGGGTTGAGGGTGTACTTCGCGACGTAGCGGCGGGCGCGCTCGTTGTCCGCGCGCTCGTCCGCGCTCAGCGGCCCGAACCGGCACTTCATCACGTGCGCCACCTGCCAGGTGCGGGTGACCACCTCGCCGATGCGCCCCATCGCCTGGGCGTCGGAGGAGGTGATCGACAGCGCGCCGAGGTCGTGCAGCAGGTCCTCCGCCGCGATCGTCGTCGCCCGGATGCGCGACTCGGCGAACGCCAGGTCCTCGGGCACCGCAGGGTTGAGGTGGTGGCAGACGATCAGCATGTCGAGGTGCTCGGCGACGGTGTTGACCGTGTGCGGGAGCGTCGGGTTCGTCGACCCCGGAAGGACGTTCGGCTGCGCGGCGATCGACAGGATGTCGGGCGCGTGACCGCCGCCCGCGCCCTCGGTGTGGAAGGCGTGGATCGACCGGCCGCCGATCGCGCGCAGGGTCGAGTCGACGAAGCCCGCCTCGTTGAGGCTGTCGCTGTGCAGCGCCACCTGCAGGCCGTGCTCGTCGGCGGCGCGCAGGGCCGCGTCGATCGCGGCCGGGGTGGCGCCCCAGTCCTCGTGCACCTTCAGCGCCGCCGCGCCCCCGAGCGCCTGCTCGGCCAGGCCCTCGGCGCTCACCGTGTTGCCCTTGCCCATGAGCAGCACGTTCACCGGCAGGGCGTCGAGCCCGCGCAGCACCGACGCGAGGTGCCACGGGCCGGGCGTGACGGTCGTGGCCTTCGAGCCCTCCGAGGGGCCGGTGCCGCCGCCGCCGAGCGTGGTCAGCCCGGTCGCGAGCGCCTCGTGCACCTGGCTGGTGGACAGGAAGTGCACGTGCATGTCGATGCCGCCAGCGGTGAGGATCTTCCCCTCGCCGGCGATCACGTCGGTGCCGGGGCCGATCTCCAGGTCCGGGTGCACCCCGTCGGCGACGTCGGGGTTGCCGGCGCGCCCGAGCGCGACGATGCGGCCGTCGCGCAGACCCACGTCGGCGCGCACCACGCCCCAGTGGTCCAGCACGACGACGTTGGTGACGACGGTGTCGAGCGCGCCCGCGGCGCGGCTGCGCACCCCCTGGGCCATCGACTCCCTGATCGACTTCCCGCCGCCGAAGACCGCCTCGTCGCCGCCCACGGTGAGGTCGTCCTCGACCTCGACCCACAGGTCGGTGTCGCCGAGGCGCACCTGGTCGCCCACCGTCGGGCCGAACAGGTCGGCGTACGCCGCGCGGTCGAGCTCAACCATCGAGCGCACCGCCTGCGGCGGGGGAGAGCCGGATGCCGGGGACGCGGCGGCGGCCGCCGAGGGCGACCAGCCGCACCTCGCGGGTGACGCCGGGCTCGAACCGCACGGACGTGCCGGCCGCGACGTCGAGCCGGAACCCGTCGGCCGCGGCCCGGTCGAAGGCCAGCGCGGGGTTCGCGTCGGCGAGGTGCAGGTGCGAACCGACCTGGATCGGCCGGTCGCCGGTGTTCTCGACGACCAGGTCGCGCGTCTCGCGGCCGGCGTTGAGGGTGATGGTGCCGGGGCGCACGCGGATCGCGCCCGGCCCCTCGTGCTGGGGTCTGCTCACGGTGCGGTTCCTCGGGGTGCCGGCGCGGACGTACGAGCAAGACGTCTCATGCGATGGGGTGGTGGATCGTGACGAGCTTGCGCCCGTCGGGGAAGGTCGCCTCGACCTGCACGTCGGTGACCAGCTCGGCGACGCCCGGCATGACCTGCTCGCGGGTCAGCACCTCGCGGCCCTGCTCCATCAGGTCCTCGACGAGGGCACCCTCGCGGGCGCGCTCGACGACCCAGGTCGAGAGCAGCGCGACGGTCTCGGGGTGGTTGAGGGCCACGCCCCGGGCCAGGCGGTCGCGGGCGAGCATGCCGGCGACCGCGAGCAGCAGCTTCTCGGTGTCGGCGGGGGTGAGGTGCATGACCGGCACTCAACGGCACCCGCGTTTCGGCCGTGTTTCGGCGGCGTTCGTCGCAGGTGAAACCTGCCGGGAACAACCCGTCGGGTGGTTTAGTTGATATGTCCATGAAGGCATTCGGGTTCCTCAGCTTCGGTCACTACTCGCCGCTCCCGGGTTCGCAGACGCGCACCGCCGGGGAGATGCTCCGGCAGACCGTCGACCTCGCGGTCGCGGCTGACGAGATCGGCGTCAACGGCGCGTACGTCCGCGTCCACCACTTCGAGAAGCAGGCCGCCGGGCCCATCCCGCTGCTGTCGGCGATGGCCGCCCGGACCAAGAACATCGAGGTCGGCACCGGCGTCATCGACATGCGCTAGCGCATGTCGCGGTTGCAACACTCGCCTTATCGGTCGCTCTCGCCGCCTTGCATGCGGTCGCGCAACGCCTCATCGATCTGTGTTGCCGCCGGTGCGCCGGCGAAACCGTTCTCAGCCACATAGACACGGCACGCCAGTGAGTGAACGAGTGTTGTCGGGAACAGGTCGATGCCGTCGACGAGAATCGTAGGCGAGCCTCCGAACCCAGTGTTCGCCGCTTCGGCCTCGGTCCCGATCGTCACCAGCTCGACAGGCACGGCCCCGAGTCCGAGAGCGTCCAGCGCTGCCCGTGCGTTGGCTTCGGCGATTCCCGTGTTCGGGCAGCCGGCGATGTGCAGCAGTTCCACCTTCATGAAGCTTCTTCCGTTCGTTCACCCTCAGCTGTCGTGCGAGGGGTCTGCGTGAGGAGGTTCAGACATACCAGGCCGACACCGGCGACGACGAAGACGTCGGCGACGTTCCCGACGAACAGGTCGCCGTAGGCGAGGAAGTCCGTGACGTGCCCCTGCCCGAACGCGGGCGAGTTCACGAGCCGGTCGACGAGGTTGCCGACCGCGCCGCCGAGGACCAGCCCCAGCGCGACGCCCCACCGCGCCCCGCGCATCCGTGCGGCAAACACGACCACCGCCACGGCGGCGAGGAGGCCGCTGATCGTGAAGATCCAGGTGGCCCCGGAACCGATCGAGAACGCGGCTCCGGGGTTGTAGACCAGCGACAGCCCGAACAGGTCGCCGACCAGCGGGATCCGCTCGCCCTGGGTCAGCTGCGCCGCGGCGAGGACCTTCGAGCCTTGATCGATCGCCAGAGCGAGCGCCGCGACGACGAGGGCGACGACGAGCGCCTGCCTGCTCCTCGTGGATGCCCCGCCCGTCGACTCGACGACAACGGCGTCCTGCGCAGTCACGCGGCGCTCTTCCGGGTCCGGGCAGCCCGCAGGCCGTTGAGGATCACGACGACCTCGGCGATCTCGTGCACGAGCACCACGGCCGCGAGCCCCAGGACGCCGAAGAGGGCGAGCGGGAGCAGGGCGGTGATGATCAGCAGCGAAAGGATGATGTTCTGGTTGATGATGTGCCGTCCGCGGCGGGCGTGGTCGAACGCACGCGGCAGCAGGCGCAGGTCGTGGCCGGTGAACGCGACGTCGGCGGACTCAATCGCGGCATCCGAGCCGGTCGCGCCCATCGCGATGCCGATGTCGGCAGCGGCGAGGGCGGGAGCGTCGTTGATGCCGTCGCCGATCATCGCCACAGCCCCCTTCTCGCCGAGTTCTGCGATCGCGGCGGCCTTGTCCTCCGGGCGCAGCTCGGCACGCACGTCGCCGATCCCGGCTTGGGCGGCGAGGGCGCGGGCGGTGCGAGCATTGTCGCCGGTGAGCATGGTGACCCCGATGCCCTGTGCGGCGAGGGTGCGGACGACCTCGGGGACCTCGGGACGCAGCTCGTCGCGGACGCCAATCGCGGCGACCGGCGTGCCGTCGCGGTGCACGATCACGACCGTCATGCCCTGCTCCTCCAGCCCAGCAACCTGCTCGCCGAGCGTCCCGGCGTCGAGCCAGCGCGGGCTGCCGACCGTGATCCGCGCACCGTCGAGGGTTCCCTCGATGCCGTGCCCGGCCTGCTCGGTCACACCGTCAGCCGCGGGGGCCCCGGGGGCCGCGGCGGTGATCGCGGCCGCAAGGGGGTGGGTGCTGTGCTGCTCGAGCGCGGCGGCCCAGGCCAGCGCCTGCTTCTCGGTCACGCCCTCGGCGGTGAGGACGGCGGTGACGGCGGGCTCGTTGCGGGTCAGGGTGCCGGTCTTGTCGACGGCGACGTGGCGGATCACGCCGAACCGTTCGAACACGGCCCCGGACTTGATGATCACGCCGAACTTGCTCGCCGACCCGATCGCGGCCACCACGGTCAGCGGCACCGAGATCGCCAGCGCGCAGGGAGATGCCGCCACGAGCACGACGAGGGCGCGGGTGATCCACAGCTCCGGGTCGCCGAGCAGCGACCCGATGATCGCGACGAGGGCGGCGAGGATCAGCACGCCCGGGACGAGGGGCCGGGCGATGCGGTCGGCGAGGCGGGCGCGGTCGCCCTTCTCTGCCTGCGCCTTCTCCACCAGGTCGACGATCGTGGTCAGCGAGTTGTCGGTGCCCGCCGCGGTCGTCTCGACCTCGAGCGCCCCAGCGGTGTTGATCGCGCCCGCGGAGACAGTGTCGCCGGGTTCGACTTCGACCGGGATCGACTCGCCAGTGATCGCGGACGTATCCAGGCTGGAGCGTCCCGTGCGGACGATGCCGTCGGTCGCGATCCGCTCACCCGGCCGCACCAGCATCAGCTGACCGACAGCCAGGTCCTTCGCCGGGACCTCGACCGATGCTCCGTCGCGGCGGATGGTCGCGGTCTCCGGGACGAGCTTGAGCAACGCCCGCAGCCCGCCGCGGGCACGGTCCATGGCCTTGTCCTCCAGCGCCTCAGCGATCGAGTACAGGAACGCCAGGGCGGCGGCCTCCTCGACATACCCGAGGATCACCGCGCCGACCGCGCTGATCGTCATCAGCAGGCCGATGCCGAGCTTGCCCTTGAACAGCTTCCGGATCGCGCCCGGGGTGAAGGTCGACGCGCCCAACAGCAGACCGATCCAGAACAGCACCAGCGCCGGGACCTCCAGCCCCGCCCACTCCAGCACCAGGCCGGTCAGGAACGCGACGCCGGAGAAGACCGGGACCATGATCCCGCGGTCCCGCCACCAGGGACGCGCCGCCTCCTCGGCTTCCTCTCCCGAAGTGGTCTCAGGCTCGTCGTGCTCGCAGCCGCACGCCGCGCTCACTCGCCCGCCCCCGTCCCGCAGCAACCCGGCACTGTGCACGAAGAGTCCACGCAGGGCGCGTGCTCGTCGACAGCGAGCGTCACGTCCACCAGTGCGGTGAGCGCCGCCGCCAGATGCGGGTCGGCGATCTCGTAGCGCGTCTGCCGCCCCTCCGGCTCGGCGACGACGATGCCGCAGTCGCGCAGACAGGTCAGGTGGTTGGAGACGTTCGAGCGAGTCAGCTCCAGCTCGCGCGAGAGTACGGCCGGGTAGCTCGGGCCGTCGAGCAGGGTCATCAGAATCCGGGAGCGCGTCGGGTCCGCCATGGCCCGGCCGAGCCGGTTCATGACGTCGAGACGAGAAGCAACAGTCAGCATGCACTGAACTATACAGTGTTGGCTGACTTATTGTCGACTCGCCAGGGCTGCCGCACGCGCTCCGCGCGCTTGCCCTCGGGAACCCTGGTCGCCTACTTTCGCCAGCGCGGCCACTTCGGCAGCCCGCGGTCCTTCCAGGTCTCCACGAGGCCAGCGACCCAGCGGACGGACGCGAAGAGCCCGTAGCTGGCCCCGGCGAGGCCCACACCGACCACGAGCCAGCGCCCGATTCCGAGCCACACGCTCCCGTTTACGTCCAGCGCCCACTGAGCGCCCGTGATGAGCCCGGCGATGCCCATCCAGAGCCCAGCGATGACCACGACCACCGGCAGGAGTGCGAGGCACATCGCGGCGGCAGCCGACCAGAGCTGACGGGTCTCCAGCTTCGCCGTGGCGGCGATGATCCGCTCGGCCCGCTCGTTCGACGCGTCGAGGTTTGCCGTCATCGTCGCCGAGGCCTCCCCGGTGACCTGCTCGACGGCCTTCTCGACCCGCTCCTCGGTGCGCTTCTCGATCCGCTGCACGGCTCCGCCGACCTGGCTCACGAGCTTCTGGTTCGCTGCGGCCTGCGCCTTGAGCCCCTCAATCGCCGAGGCCGTAGCCGCGTGATTCTTCTGCGCCTCCGCGACCAAGCTCCGCGACGCGGCGTTCAAGCTCTCGCCGTTGAGACTCCGCGCGAACTCGCCGAGCGTGCTCGCGATCTCGTTCTGCCTGCTCTCGATACTCGCGATCCTCGCGGACACGTCGCTGGAGGGCGAGGAGGTCGACGCCGGGGCCGCGATCCTCTCCAGCCGCCTCGTCGTCTCCTCGTCCATGACCTTCACGAACCCCGCGAGCTTCTTCTGCTGCTCGGCCAGCCGGTCGAGCCTCGCGTTCTGCGCCTCGACGGCGGTGAGGATCGAGGTCAACACCTCCATCGTCGCCGGACTGCCGAGCTGCTGCGGCGGCTGCTCGTGCGCGTTCTGCTGCTTCAGCCTGTCGAGCGCTGCGCTCATGTTCCTGCTCCTTCTGCTGCTGGTGGTAGTCGAAGAACGCGGCTGCGCCCTCCGGTGTGAAATCCGCCGAGAGCGCACTCGTGCGCTTGCGGCGCTCAGCGCGCCCGGACTCGCCGCGGCGGTCCTCGATGTAGAGCGTCCAGGTCTCCTGACCGGCGCGCTTGCCCTTCTTGCTGACTGGGCTGTGCAGGCGCATCCGCGGCACCCGCTCCCCGTCGCCGCCGAGCTGCTGGTTCTGCTCCGCGATCACCGCCTCAAGACCGGCCTTGTCCACCGACCGGGGATCGGCCAGGGCGGCGCTCATCCGGTCGCCCATCTCGCGGTCGAGACCGCCCTCGGCGAAGTCCTCGCGGCGCAGCTCCCAGTCCTTCGGGGCGTGCTCCAGCCGCTTCACGACCGAGAGGCCGTGATCGCGCATCAACTCGTCGTTCGCCGACTGCACGCCCCGCTGGTTCCCGGCTTTGCGGTCGTGGAACGTGCGGTAATCCGAGAGGGCCTTTCCGGTCCGGTTGCTGTGATTGATCACGAGGATGTGGTTGTGCGGCTTCTTGCCCCGACCATCCACGTGGCTGACCACGAGGCAGTCCGAGTCCGGGTGCATCTTCTTCGCGAGCTGGTAGCCCAGATCGTTCACCCGCTGCACGTCCTCCGGGCTGCTCGAGTCGAACTCCTCGTCGCTGAACGACTGCCGGTAGTGCAGTGCCTCGACGTCGCGCTTCGTGTTCTGCGTGAGCGCGCGGGCGCGGGCCGAGAATGCGCCGGGGCCTCCCGGCACGTCGCACGTGATCGCGACCCCGCGCTCGTCCTCCTTGCCACGGATGTAGCGCTCCGTGTCTCCGGCGCTGGTGCTCGGGCTGTAGTGCGTGGTGCTCATGAGTCCGTCCGATCCCCGAGCAGGGTCCGGACCTCGCGCAGCAGCTCGATCAGCTCGGGCACCTCCGCCGACAGCGCGACCGCCTCGCCGGCCCGCGCGCGGCGGTCCAGGTCGTTGACGTTGATCGCCAGCGGGCGCACCTGCGCGGCAAGCTCCCGGGCGTCCGCCGAGGCCTGCACGCGCGCCTCGACCCCGAGCAGGTGCGCGGCCACGGCGGCGTCCAGCTCCTCGCTCCGGGAGGCGTGCAGAGCATCGCGCACGACGCTCCGCACCCAGGTGCTCGGAGCCAGCCCGAGCCGCTCCGCACGAGTGCGCAGCGCCCCGAGCGTGGCCTCATCGAAGCGCGTATCAAGCCGCCCGCCGCCCCCACGACGACGCTTCGCGCCGCCGTGACTCTGGCGCACAGCCTCCGCATCAGCCCGACCGGTTTTCACCTGGGAGTCGGCCTGCTGCTCCACCTGTACGCCAGAGTGGCAAGCAGTAGGCCTGTCGGACACATCGCTGACGCTCGTGTCCTCCAGCCCTGCTTGCGAGGGGGCTCCGCCCCCTTCGATCCCCTGGAAGAGCGGGTGCTGATCGGCGCTCATGCCGCACCTCCGATCAGCGCCAGCGGCACGTCCGGGCTGCGCACCGCGAGCCCGCTCAGCAGTTCGACAACCGCGCTCTCGGCGTCGTGCTCCGCGGAGGTCTCCGGACCGTAGGTGAGCTCGCACGACGGAGCCACCTGCTGGTGGTACGAGTTGCCGTTGACGCCCGGCGTGTGCGCGGCCGCCGGAAGGCTGCACTGATGCCACTCGTAGGGCTCGATCTTCCCGATGTGCTGCACGAGGTAGCGGTTGATATCGTCGGCGCGGAACACCTTCACGACCGATGCCAGGCGACGGATGAACTGGTCCAGCGCCTCGTCCACGTTGCCCTTCTGGCGGGCGTAGAAGAAGAACTCGACCGGCTCGATGGTGGCCGTGATGACGATCAGTCGCGGAGCCACCTCGCCCTTGTTCTTGTAACGCGCCTTCGCCGGGGAGGCGTTGTACGGATCGAGCAGCAACAGCCAGTCGTTCGCATCCATCGCCGAAGCCCGCAGATCGTCGAGCAGCAGAACCTCCTCCCCGCGCCAGTCATCGAGCGGGTTGCCCGTCGCGGCCCGGTAGACCTGCCACCGCTCGCCGTTCGCGTTCGCCGCGTCAATCGCCGCCATGATGAAGTCCGTTGCGAACCGCGTCTTGCCGATCCCGGCATCCCCGTGGACGAACACCACATGCGTTGAGAAATCACCGGCGCGGAGCTTCGCTGCCGCCCGATACGCGCGGCGCTGACCATAGGCCGACAGTGCGTCGTCGATCTCCCGCTGATGCCGCGAGTAGATGTCGAACAGGCCATCGGTGAGCATGATCTGATCGCGCGTGATCTCGCCCTGGAGCACCCGCTCGCGCATGTCCTCGAAGTTCTCGGCGACGACCTTCTTCTTCACGTGGGCGCGGCCCTTGAGCCACGTCTCCCGGCGCAGGGCGTCGATGCCGAGGTAGTCCGGCCCGCGCACCGTGGCGACCTCCGAAGGGGCGTACTGGTGCTTGTCCGCGTACTTCACGTGCGTCAGGTACGACAGCATGTTGTCGAAGGCGTAGCGTCCGCGACCGGGCTTCTCGACGTACTGCGGCTCGACGCCGATGCCGGACGCGAGCCGATCCAGCGGCGCGCTCTTCGAACGACTGGCGAACTTGATCACCGCGTGCAGGTGATCCGGCTTCGGCTCGACCACGAGTGCCTTCTCCGTGTCGCTCCAGACCTCGCGCTCGTCCTTGTCGTGCACGATGCCGTAGGCCTCGACGACTTCGCAGCCGACCGCCTCGAGCCGCTGCACGATGTAGGTGAGGATCGGCCCGGCCCCCTGCTGGAGCAGCGCGGCCCCGTTCGCATCCTCGGCAGCCCAGGTCCAGTACGACGGATCGAGGTACTGCGTGAGTCCGATGCTCGTGGGGTTGTTCTCCTGCTTAGCCACGGCGACCACCGCCCGCGACATCGTAAGGAGCGTGCGGCGCCTTAAATGACCCCCTATTGACCCCCAAATGAGACCCCAAATGATCCCGCGAGGTCACGCGGCGGTGCGAGGGCGGAACCGGCTCCTGACCAGGCATGTTGGTGCATGGCGCGGCAATCGACAAGCCCTTGCCGCGCCCGTAGGAACGAATGAAGCTCCCGAAACTCTTGGAGTGCGGAACACGGCTTCCGGCGGTCATCACGACGACGGGCAGCCCGCCTCCGGCGGGTGCCAGGGCAGGCCCTCCGGGCGGGGTCAGGTCGGCGGACACGAGGGCGCTGGTGCAGTCGGTGGTGCTCATCGGGCACCGCCCTTGCGGTAGCGCTTGATGACGGCCTGATGCGTGACGCCGAGGGCATCGCCGATCCTCGCCCAGGTCACCCCATCGGCGCGGGCGTCGGCGACGGCGATCTCGACGGCTTCTTCCAGCACGGAGCGGAGCACGCCGAGGTCGTAGAGATGCGCTTCCGCGTCGGCGAGAGTGGGATCGCCCAGACGCCAGCGGAAGCCGTTCACGTGGTCGAAGGCAGCGGAGTTGGCGCTCATCAGCGACCACCACCCATCACGGCGGCGACGGCGGCGCGCTGGCGCGGGGTCAGCGGCGTGCTGGTCAGGCGCTCACCGGCACGACGACCGGCGGCGAGGGCAACGGCGATGACGGGATCGAGCCCATC
It includes:
- a CDS encoding urease accessory protein UreF, whose protein sequence is MSSMSLLLADGRLPVGGHTQSAGLEPAVQAGLSREEVPGFLLARLRTTVAVDAGAAVVALHLVRSTGDPAPALRAWEARTPSDVVRAAQVELGRGYGRLLARLGEPVDRVLPRPIALAHLAFRLEVGSDDLARVVCHDEVQSVCAAALKLLPLDPLDTVGWALDAAPEVERVVKAVAGLTDPDQIPAATAPAGELWQHAHARTTRRLFRA
- a CDS encoding urease subunit alpha, which gives rise to MVELDRAAYADLFGPTVGDQVRLGDTDLWVEVEDDLTVGGDEAVFGGGKSIRESMAQGVRSRAAGALDTVVTNVVVLDHWGVVRADVGLRDGRIVALGRAGNPDVADGVHPDLEIGPGTDVIAGEGKILTAGGIDMHVHFLSTSQVHEALATGLTTLGGGGTGPSEGSKATTVTPGPWHLASVLRGLDALPVNVLLMGKGNTVSAEGLAEQALGGAAALKVHEDWGATPAAIDAALRAADEHGLQVALHSDSLNEAGFVDSTLRAIGGRSIHAFHTEGAGGGHAPDILSIAAQPNVLPGSTNPTLPHTVNTVAEHLDMLIVCHHLNPAVPEDLAFAESRIRATTIAAEDLLHDLGALSITSSDAQAMGRIGEVVTRTWQVAHVMKCRFGPLSADERADNERARRYVAKYTLNPAVAHGIDHEVGSVEPGKLADLVLWDPRFFGVRPSLVIKSGVIVHAALGDPNASIPTPQPVLMRPALAQDDAATRSVAFVAPAAAESGLGERIGLRRNVIGVRSTRKVTKADMVNNAATPRIDIDPETFAIDIDGQRVQPAPVDRLPLAQLYSLF
- a CDS encoding urease subunit beta; amino-acid sequence: MSRPQHEGPGAIRVRPGTITLNAGRETRDLVVENTGDRPIQVGSHLHLADANPALAFDRAAADGFRLDVAAGTSVRFEPGVTREVRLVALGGRRRVPGIRLSPAAGGALDG
- a CDS encoding urease subunit gamma produces the protein MHLTPADTEKLLLAVAGMLARDRLARGVALNHPETVALLSTWVVERAREGALVEDLMEQGREVLTREQVMPGVAELVTDVQVEATFPDGRKLVTIHHPIA
- the lspA gene encoding signal peptidase II, which codes for MTAQDAVVVESTGGASTRSRQALVVALVVAALALAIDQGSKVLAAAQLTQGERIPLVGDLFGLSLVYNPGAAFSIGSGATWIFTISGLLAAVAVVVFAARMRGARWGVALGLVLGGAVGNLVDRLVNSPAFGQGHVTDFLAYGDLFVGNVADVFVVAGVGLVCLNLLTQTPRTTAEGERTEEAS
- a CDS encoding heavy metal translocating P-type ATPase: MSAACGCEHDEPETTSGEEAEEAARPWWRDRGIMVPVFSGVAFLTGLVLEWAGLEVPALVLFWIGLLLGASTFTPGAIRKLFKGKLGIGLLMTISAVGAVILGYVEEAAALAFLYSIAEALEDKAMDRARGGLRALLKLVPETATIRRDGASVEVPAKDLAVGQLMLVRPGERIATDGIVRTGRSSLDTSAITGESIPVEVEPGDTVSAGAINTAGALEVETTAAGTDNSLTTIVDLVEKAQAEKGDRARLADRIARPLVPGVLILAALVAIIGSLLGDPELWITRALVVLVAASPCALAISVPLTVVAAIGSASKFGVIIKSGAVFERFGVIRHVAVDKTGTLTRNEPAVTAVLTAEGVTEKQALAWAAALEQHSTHPLAAAITAAAPGAPAADGVTEQAGHGIEGTLDGARITVGSPRWLDAGTLGEQVAGLEEQGMTVVIVHRDGTPVAAIGVRDELRPEVPEVVRTLAAQGIGVTMLTGDNARTARALAAQAGIGDVRAELRPEDKAAAIAELGEKGAVAMIGDGINDAPALAAADIGIAMGATGSDAAIESADVAFTGHDLRLLPRAFDHARRGRHIINQNIILSLLIITALLPLALFGVLGLAAVVLVHEIAEVVVILNGLRAARTRKSAA
- the cmtR gene encoding Cd(II)/Pb(II)-sensing metalloregulatory transcriptional regulator CmtR; the encoded protein is MLTVASRLDVMNRLGRAMADPTRSRILMTLLDGPSYPAVLSRELELTRSNVSNHLTCLRDCGIVVAEPEGRQTRYEIADPHLAAALTALVDVTLAVDEHAPCVDSSCTVPGCCGTGAGE
- a CDS encoding Rep family protein translates to MVAVAKQENNPTSIGLTQYLDPSYWTWAAEDANGAALLQQGAGPILTYIVQRLEAVGCEVVEAYGIVHDKDEREVWSDTEKALVVEPKPDHLHAVIKFASRSKSAPLDRLASGIGVEPQYVEKPGRGRYAFDNMLSYLTHVKYADKHQYAPSEVATVRGPDYLGIDALRRETWLKGRAHVKKKVVAENFEDMRERVLQGEITRDQIMLTDGLFDIYSRHQREIDDALSAYGQRRAYRAAAKLRAGDFSTHVVFVHGDAGIGKTRFATDFIMAAIDAANANGERWQVYRAATGNPLDDWRGEEVLLLDDLRASAMDANDWLLLLDPYNASPAKARYKNKGEVAPRLIVITATIEPVEFFFYARQKGNVDEALDQFIRRLASVVKVFRADDINRYLVQHIGKIEPYEWHQCSLPAAAHTPGVNGNSYHQQVAPSCELTYGPETSAEHDAESAVVELLSGLAVRSPDVPLALIGGAA